The Bombus pascuorum chromosome 9, iyBomPasc1.1, whole genome shotgun sequence genome has a window encoding:
- the LOC132910760 gene encoding mitochondrial fission regulator 2-like isoform X2, with translation MINEPPKYYGKRRSIIRRIGSMLPLKPPPKIYVSVTPLHSMTSSMINEETSNNYADTNGYGPARMSNVRPDLLEPISFGSEVRLLALEQELQELREQVSAIVKSNKQSRHTSTGSLTNGMDSENIIESHQPPPPPPPPLPPPTPHIARRASLQDHKVEDRKRGPFASQTSMTDVLKDIDSVKLKPISRSPGGRPLRIKRDNSPCNDLQEILRRRYIAMNSADSRNSSANLTMNDSFSSDV, from the exons ATG aTAAATGAACCACCAAAATATtatggaaaaagaaggagcATTATTCGTAGAATTGGTTCAATGTTACCTTTGAAACCCCCACCAAAAATATATGTCAGTGTTACACCTTTGCATTCAATGACAAGTTCTATGATTAACGAAGAAACTAGTAATAATTACGCAGATACAAATGGATATGGTCCTGCAAg AATGTCTAATGTTAGGCCAGATTTATTGGAGCCTATTAGTTTTGGATCTGAAGTTCGATTACTTGCTCTGGAACAGGAGCTTCAGGAACTTAGGGAACAAGTTTCAGCAATAgttaaaagtaataaacaatCTAggc ATACATCTACTGGTTCTTTAACAAATGGAATGGATagtgaaaatataatagagTCACATCAACCACCCCCTcctccaccaccaccactaccACCACCAACTCCTCATATTGCAAGAAGAGCAAGTTTACAAGATCATAAAGTTGAAGATCGCAAAAGAGGCCCATTTGCTTCTCAAACATCTATGACAGATGTATTGAAGGACATTGACAGCGTTAAATTAAAGCCAATTTCtag atCACCTGGAGGACGACCACTTCGTATAAAACGTGACAACAGTCCATGCAATGATTTACAAGAAATACTCAGAAGACGTTATATTGCAATGAATTCAGCTGATAGTAGAAATTCTTCAGCTAACTTGACAATGAATGACTCTTTCTCAAGTGATGTGTGA
- the LOC132910760 gene encoding mitochondrial fission regulator 2-like isoform X3 has product MSKINEPPKYYGKRRSIIRRIGSMLPLKPPPKIYVSVTPLHSMTSSMINEETSNNYADTNGYGPARPDLLEPISFGSEVRLLALEQELQELREQVSAIVKSNKQSRHTSTGSLTNGMDSENIIESHQPPPPPPPPLPPPTPHIARRASLQDHKVEDRKRGPFASQTSMTDVLKDIDSVKLKPISRSPGGRPLRIKRDNSPCNDLQEILRRRYIAMNSADSRNSSANLTMNDSFSSDV; this is encoded by the exons atgtcgaag aTAAATGAACCACCAAAATATtatggaaaaagaaggagcATTATTCGTAGAATTGGTTCAATGTTACCTTTGAAACCCCCACCAAAAATATATGTCAGTGTTACACCTTTGCATTCAATGACAAGTTCTATGATTAACGAAGAAACTAGTAATAATTACGCAGATACAAATGGATATGGTCCTGCAAg GCCAGATTTATTGGAGCCTATTAGTTTTGGATCTGAAGTTCGATTACTTGCTCTGGAACAGGAGCTTCAGGAACTTAGGGAACAAGTTTCAGCAATAgttaaaagtaataaacaatCTAggc ATACATCTACTGGTTCTTTAACAAATGGAATGGATagtgaaaatataatagagTCACATCAACCACCCCCTcctccaccaccaccactaccACCACCAACTCCTCATATTGCAAGAAGAGCAAGTTTACAAGATCATAAAGTTGAAGATCGCAAAAGAGGCCCATTTGCTTCTCAAACATCTATGACAGATGTATTGAAGGACATTGACAGCGTTAAATTAAAGCCAATTTCtag atCACCTGGAGGACGACCACTTCGTATAAAACGTGACAACAGTCCATGCAATGATTTACAAGAAATACTCAGAAGACGTTATATTGCAATGAATTCAGCTGATAGTAGAAATTCTTCAGCTAACTTGACAATGAATGACTCTTTCTCAAGTGATGTGTGA
- the LOC132910760 gene encoding mitochondrial fission regulator 2-like isoform X1 yields MSKINEPPKYYGKRRSIIRRIGSMLPLKPPPKIYVSVTPLHSMTSSMINEETSNNYADTNGYGPARMSNVRPDLLEPISFGSEVRLLALEQELQELREQVSAIVKSNKQSRHTSTGSLTNGMDSENIIESHQPPPPPPPPLPPPTPHIARRASLQDHKVEDRKRGPFASQTSMTDVLKDIDSVKLKPISRSPGGRPLRIKRDNSPCNDLQEILRRRYIAMNSADSRNSSANLTMNDSFSSDV; encoded by the exons atgtcgaag aTAAATGAACCACCAAAATATtatggaaaaagaaggagcATTATTCGTAGAATTGGTTCAATGTTACCTTTGAAACCCCCACCAAAAATATATGTCAGTGTTACACCTTTGCATTCAATGACAAGTTCTATGATTAACGAAGAAACTAGTAATAATTACGCAGATACAAATGGATATGGTCCTGCAAg AATGTCTAATGTTAGGCCAGATTTATTGGAGCCTATTAGTTTTGGATCTGAAGTTCGATTACTTGCTCTGGAACAGGAGCTTCAGGAACTTAGGGAACAAGTTTCAGCAATAgttaaaagtaataaacaatCTAggc ATACATCTACTGGTTCTTTAACAAATGGAATGGATagtgaaaatataatagagTCACATCAACCACCCCCTcctccaccaccaccactaccACCACCAACTCCTCATATTGCAAGAAGAGCAAGTTTACAAGATCATAAAGTTGAAGATCGCAAAAGAGGCCCATTTGCTTCTCAAACATCTATGACAGATGTATTGAAGGACATTGACAGCGTTAAATTAAAGCCAATTTCtag atCACCTGGAGGACGACCACTTCGTATAAAACGTGACAACAGTCCATGCAATGATTTACAAGAAATACTCAGAAGACGTTATATTGCAATGAATTCAGCTGATAGTAGAAATTCTTCAGCTAACTTGACAATGAATGACTCTTTCTCAAGTGATGTGTGA
- the LOC132910980 gene encoding pro-corazonin-like, with translation MVRSILNLQYCALRGASGICQTLGHCIRAFKMDNAHVLILFILSLTVMTVTCQSFHYTLPDWKGGKRSTSILEETVDFANKNADQLDNVLVNCELQKLRLLLQGNTNNQLFQVPCDLLTSGKKGSSENTIIDHFYRQPIPVNNNY, from the exons ATGGTTCGCAGTATCTTGAATTTGCAATATTGTGCTCTTCGAGGAGCTTCCGGTATTTGCCAGACGTTGGGACATTGTATCAGAGCTTTTAAG aTGGATAACGCTCATGTTTTAATTCTGTTTATCTTGTCGCTGACCGTAATGACGGTTACGTGTCAGTCGTTCCACTACACTCTTCCTGATTGGAAGGGTGGGAAAAGATCCACGTCCATACTGGAGGAAACAGTAGATTTTGCCAACAAGAACGCAGACCAATTGGATAATGTGCTTGTTAATTGCGAGCTACAGAAGCTGAGATTGCTGCTTCAAGGAAATACTAACAACCAA CTGTTTCAGGTACCTTGTGATCTGCTTACTTCTGGAAAAAAGGGCTCCTCTGAAAATACGATCATCGATCATTTCTATCGACAGCCTATTCCAGTTAATAACAATTACTAA